Proteins co-encoded in one Salarias fasciatus chromosome 4, fSalaFa1.1, whole genome shotgun sequence genomic window:
- the colgalt1a gene encoding procollagen galactosyltransferase 1, with protein MAGLAAGLPASLLLLLLSCCAPVRGYFAEERWSPESSLLAPRVLVALICRNSEHSLPYFLGTVERLNYPKDRMALWVATDHNEDNTTAILRDWLVKVQNLYHYVEWRPKEEPSHYADEEGPKHWTDLRYEHVMKLRQVALESARDMWADYFMLADCDNLLTNSDVLWKLMKENKTIIAPMLESRAAYSNFWCGMTSQGYYRRTPAYIPIRKHVRKGCYAVPMVHSTFLIDLRKEASRQLAFHPPHPDYSWAFDDIIVFAFSARMADVQMFVCNKETYGYFPVPLRSHNTLQDEAESFLHTLLEVNVRHPQVMPSKYVRVPKKQPDKMGFDEVFMINLQRRTDRRDRMLSALYEQQIACKVFAAVDGKAMNVSEIHSMGIHMLPGYSDPYHGRPLTKGELGCFLSHYNIWKEIVERGLETSLVIEDDLRFEVFFKRRLMNLMSEVKDEGLDWDLIYIGRKRMQVDHPEKAVPNIHNLVEADYSYWTLGYMISLQGAEKLLKAEPLKKILPVDEFLPIMYDKHPVSDYMEQFETRNLKAFSAEPLLVYPTHYTGDPGYISDTETSTVWDNEKVRTDWDRARSGKTREQAEISSEAQNSDVLQSPLDSTARDEL; from the exons ATGGCCGGGCTGGCCGCCGGCCTCCccgcctctctgctcctcctgctgctgtcctgctgcgCTCCCGTCCGGGGATATTTTGCGGAGGAGCGCTGGAGCCCCGAGTCTTCGCTCCTCGCCCCCCGGGTCCTGGTTGCCCTCATTTGCAGAAACTCCGAGCACTCTTTGCCGTATTTTCTGGGCACGGTCGAGCGGCTGAACTATCCCAAAGACCGCATGGCTCTCTG GGTGGCAACTGATCACAATGAAGACAACACTACAGCCATTCTGCGTGACTGGCTTGTGAAGGTCCAGAACCTTTATCATTACGTGGAGTGGCGGCCAAAAGAAGAACCCAG CCATTATGCAGATGAAGAAGGTCCGAAGCACTGGACAGATCTCCGCTATGAGCACGTCATGAAGCTCCGGCAAGTTGCTCTGGAGTCTGCCCGTGACATGTGGGCAGACTATTTTATG CTGGCAGACTGTGATAACCTCCTCACCAATTCCGATGTGCTCTGGAAGCTGATGAAAGAGAACAAGACGATCATCGCGCCGATGCTCGAGTCCCGAGCGGCTTACTCTAACTTCTGGTGTGGAATGACTTCTCAG GGCTACTACAGGCGGACTCCTGCCTACATCCCTATAAGAAAGCATGTCCGCAAAGGGTGCTACGCAGTTCCCATGGTCCACTCCACCTTCTTGATCGACCTGAGGAAGGAGGCGTCCAGGCAGCTGGCCTTCCACCCTCCACATCCAGACTACAGCTGGGCTTTCGACGACATCATTGTGTTTGCGTTCTCCGCTCGGATGGCGG ATgttcaaatgtttgtttgtaACAAGGAGACCTACGGTTACTTCCCTGTGCCATTACGCTCCCACAATACTTTGCAGGACGAAGCCGAGAGCTTCTTGCACACCCTCTTAGAGGTGAACG TGCGACATCCCCAAGTGATGCCTTCCAAATATGTCCGCGTTCCCAAAAAACAGCCCGACAAAATGGGATTTGATGAG GTGTTTATGATAAATCTCCAGAGGCGGACTGACCGTCGAGATCGGATGCTGAGCGCGTTGTACGAGCAGCAGATCGCCTGTAAGGTTTTTGCAGCTGTAGATGGAAA AGCAATGAATGTCAGTGAAATTCATTCCATGGGCATCCATATGCTTCCGGGATACAGTGACCCTTACCACGGTCGACCCCTGACAAAGGGAGAGCTGGGATGCTTTCTGTCTCACTATAACATCTGGAAAGAG ATCGTGGAGCGGGGCTTGGAGACGTCTCTGGTGATCGAAGACGATCTGCGCTTCGAGGTCTTCTTCAAGCGTCGGTTAATGAACCTGATGAGTGAGGTGAAGGATGAAGGGCTGGACTGGGATCTCAT TTATATCGGGCGGAAGAGAATGCAAGTGGATCACCCAGAGAAAGCAGTGCCGAACATACACAACCTGGTGGAGGCAGACTATTCGTACTGGACTCTGGGATATATGATCTCACTACAGGGTGCGGAGAAGCTTTTGAAAGCAGAGCCGCTAAAGAAGATTTTGCCAGTGGATGAGTTTCTTCCCATCATGTATGATAAACATCCTGT GTCTGACTACATGGAGCAGTTTGAAACCAGGAACCTGAAAGCGTTTTCCGCAGAGCCTCTGTTAGTGTATCCGACTCACTACACAGGCGATCCAGGGTACATCAGTGACACCGAGACCTCCACGGTCTGGGATAATGAAAAGGTCCGTACGGACTGGGACAGGGCGCGCTCAGGGAAAACCCGGGAGCAGGCGGAGATCAGCTCCGAGGCCCAGAACTCGGACGTGCTGCAGTCTCCTCTGGACAGCACGGCGCGGGACGAACTGTGA
- the pgls gene encoding 6-phosphogluconolactonase, with the protein MAGRRVVVFPSAAELGPALAHLVTARADKAIASRGRFTLGLSGGSLVSMLSKELPALPELDCSKWVVGFCDERLVSFDHPESTYGLYKSQLFSKVNIPDSGILTIDSTLPVDECAEDYTRKLKEAFPDDDFPVFDLLLLGMGPDGHTCSLFPDHPLLEEKKKVVAPISDSPKPPPQRVTMTFPVVNSARCVAFVSTGGSKAAVLKEVLEGGEGPVFPAARVVPTGGELFWLVDDPAAASLTIQVERPGSGAKL; encoded by the exons ATGGCTGGAAGAAGAGTCGTGGTCTTCCCCTCAGCTGCAGAGCTTGGTCCAGCGCTGGCCCATCTGGTGACAGCACGAGCAGATAAGGCGATCGCCTCTCGTGGCAGGTTCACCCTGGGTCTCTCTGGCGGAAGCCTGGTGTCTATGCTCAGCAAGGAGCTGCCTGCTCTGCCAGAACTGGACTGCAGCAAGTGGGTGGTGGGTTTCTGTGACGAGCGACTGGTTTCCTTTGATCACCCAGAGAGCACCTATGGGCTTTACAAG AGTCAGCTTTTTTCAAAGGTCAATATTCCAGATAGTGGCATTCTAACCATTGACTCAACTCTGCCAGTGGATGAATGCGCAGAGGACTACACCCGCAAACTAAAAGAG GCCTTCCCGGACGATGACTTCCCCGTgtttgacctgctgctgctcggtaTGGGTCCTGATGGCCACACCTGCTCCCTCTTCCCAGATCATCCTCTTCTGGAG gaaaaaaagaaggttgTGGCACCCATCAGCGACTCTCCAAAACCACCACCACAACGTGTCACCATGACCTTTCCCGTGGTTAACTCTGCACGCTGTGTGGCTTTTGTATCAACAGGAGGAAGCAAAGCAGCAGTTTTAAAg gaggtgctggagggtggagagggTCCAGTGTTTCCAGCAGCCCGTGTTGTCCCAACTGGAGGCGAGCTGTTCTGGCTTGTCGATGACCCTGCAGCTGCCTCACTAACAATCCAGGTAGAGAGACCTGGGTCAGGGGCCAAACTGTAG